ATTATTTATAGACAAGTTTTCGGTAACTATAGCATAGGGGAAACACCCGTTCCCATTCCGAACACGGAAGTTAAGCCCTATAGCGCCGATGGTATTATGCGGGTAGCTGCATGAGAGAGTAGGTCGTTACCGGATTTATTTACCCCGAATAATAAGTTTAAAATCTTATAAGTTATTCGGGGTATTTTTTTATTTATTAACGATATTAATGTACACTGCAAATTTATGGTTTTTAATAGCTTCGAACCCGTAAATTTTTTATTTTCCCATAATAGTTTTTTTTTAATCACGGTATTTCTCTTATTTATCGGGTTATCGATCGGAAGTTTTTTGAATGTGGTTATATTCAGGCTTCCCGTTAAATTATCGATTATATACCCGCCTTCAAAATGTCCTGATTGCGGTTCAAAAATTAAATTTTATGATAATATTCCTGTTTTAAGTTATATAATTTTGTCTGGAAAATGCAGAAAGTGTGGTCATAAGATTTCCCCCGTTTATCCAATGGTAGAATTATTAACGGCCTTAATTTTTTATTCGTTATTTATAAAATATTTTTATAATGCTTATTTTTTTTATAAAATTAACATATTAAATATCGATTACTTTAAGGATTATCTGTGGGCGCGGCTTGATTATTTTATTACGTATAGTATTTTTGTATTTATTCTGATTCCCATCGCCTTTATCGATTTATTCCATCAAATAATACCGGATATTTTGAATGTTTTAACGATTATTTTGGGATTTGTTTTAAATATTCTATTGCTTCATAAATCCTTTTTGTTTCCATTATACGGTTTTCTGGGGGCAGGGTTATTTTTTTATTTCATAGCTTTTTTTTATGAAATTATTAAAAAAAGGGAAGGGTTGGGGGGCGGCGATATAAAGTTAATCGCAGGAATAGGCTCGTTCATTGGACTTCCTGGAGCCATATTTACAATTTTTGCAGGCTCTGTTTTTGCTTTGATAGGATTTTTTATTGCCTTCATATTTTTTAATTCTTATAGTAATAAAAAAATACCGTTTGGTCCATTTTTATCGTTAGCCGCGGTTTTGTACGCATTTTACGGTCGCAACCTGTTAAATTTATATATCGGTTTAATAAAAAAATAAAAATGTAAAAAATTGACAAATTCTTTTTAATATGTAAAAATAAAAGGGTTACGGCGGTAATGAATATCTATTAATTAAATTTTAATTAAATTAAGAGGCTTATTATGAATACGGCTTTTCAAAAAAAATCAATTAGAATGGCAATATTTTTCATTTTTTCCATTTTTGTATCGATGCTTTTGCTTGCGAAAAGCGCAGATGCCTCTGTTAAAATAGGTATTCTCCCCTATAAAATAATTTCTACGCATTACGGAAGGTACTCTTATATAAAAGACAGTATTCCCGTCATATTGGCTTCAAATTTATCCTCAAGCGGCATTTCTGTCTCAAGAAATTCCGATATAAATGATTTTATTACGAAAAATCATATAACCTCTTTTTCAACCGGCAATCTTTTAAAAATTTCGGAACATTTTGATTTAAAATATTTAGTTTTTGGAAGGGTAATTAAAATCGGGAATGTCTTTGATATTACAACAAATGTATTCAATCCTTCCGAAAAGGCGGTGGTTTACAGGCATTCCATTCAGGTTTCAGGCTCAAAATTTATAATAAATGATATAAGCGGATTATCTAAGGACATTAAAACAAAAATTGCGTCGCTGACATCTCAAGAAAAGGTTAAAAAACCGGAGGAACTTCAAGCGCCTTCCCCCGTCATCTCTTCTGCCCCTCCCGCTACAAGCAATATGTACATAAAAAGATTTAATCAAAATAGCAAAGGACTTTTAAGAACTCCGACAAAACATTATGTAATTCAAGCATTTAGCGCGGGCAAATTTTTAAATAAGGGCGCGCAGGTGGCCGTTGCCACAAGAAGCCGTGTTATACTGTACAACCTTTTAATAAACGGCGGTTTGAAAAAACTTACCCAATATAATCTATCATTGCGGTCGAATGCCATATATATCGGATTTTATAAAATATCAAAAAATAGAACGGCGATAGTGCTTACAAAGACAAAGCTGGGTATGGTAATATCGTATTTACTTGCCTATAATGACGGGAAACTTATTAAAATCACCCCAAATTATAATCTATTTTTAAGAGTAATGAGCCTTAAAAACCATAAAAAGGTGATAGTGGGGCAAAATCCTATATCGGTTGTTCCTTCCGGCAGGTACTTTAACGATTCGGTTATAGGCCAAAATACCTATCCGATCGGCCAATTTGGCGGCGATACTTATGTTTACAGATTTAATGAAAATAATAATACTTTAGTAAAAGCAGGTAATTTGCCGTTTTTTTCAGGCATAACTCTTTATGGCACGGCTTACGGCAATTTTATGGGGAACGGAAAAAAATATCTTTTAGCTTTATCTAATTCCGGAAACTTAATGATTATAAATGAAAAAGGAAAAACTGTCTATACGGGTTCAAAAACTTACGGTGGCTCACCCCTTCAGATTAAGGTTCCGTCCTTTGGCGGGGTTCGCAGTTCAAGCGTCACAGGTGGCTTAATTTACAATGTTCCCGCCCAAGTTAGCAAGTTTCATATTAATGGAAAAGACGGCATAGTCGTAATAAAGAACTATCGGCAGGGAGCTTTTATGCAGCATTTAAATTACTACACTAAAAACTCCGTTTATAGTTTAGTCTGGAATAATGTAAATTTTTATCCAATGTGGAAAATAAGGCCTGTTGCGGGATACAGTGCAGGATTTTCCATTTTTAAATTGAATAAAAAAACCTATCTGGCAAATGCGGTAGTCGAAAGTTCCGGTTCCATGTTTTCAAAACCGGAAAGTTATATAGCGATATATAAGCTGTCATCGTAATAAAAGTATTATTGTAATTTAAAGCATAATCTGATACAATAAAACCCTGCCGTTAAACAAACAACTTTAATAAGGTTATTTTAAGAAGGCGGTGTAGCTCAGCCGGTTAGAGCATACGGCTCATATCCGTAGTGTCCGGGGTTCAAGTCCCTGCACCGCCACCACTAAAAACTGCAGTAAATAAGCCGTTTGCGGGAATGCCGTTTCTATTGGCAATATCTAAAGTATATATGAGATAATTTAACGCAAATGCATTTAAAGCCCCAATTCTAATTTTAATGCTGTCATATTCGTGCATAGCCGCAACATTACTTGACATACGATTAGTAAAACACTTCTTTTTGTTATGTTCTTATGAAATAGAATATACTACATTTGTAGTTAAACCATTTTTGCCGTACAATAATTATACATTTATAAATCTGGGGTACGGTTTTTGATAACCTGCGCCGCCGTTTATCTTGTCAGTATCCTGCCTTCTTTTTTATCGTAAATAAATCTTTTTCCTAAAGGTGATAGGGGATAGCCTTTGTTATCGACCTTAATATTTTTAATAAATTTATTCTTTATATATTGTATTTTGCCGTTTATTATCCTTTTTTTTAAATATCCGCTCTTTGCCAATATCGATAGATTTTCTGGAAATCTGCCGTATTTTAACCTGTATAAAATCAATGCGGTATTTATTTCCTGAACATCTTCTTTATATGCGGCAATTTTGGCATATTTTGTAATCTTTAAATACTGATGAATCGAGATAACGACCAGAACGAAAACCATAATCAGCACAATAATATTTTCGAAAGAAGTTTCAGAGTTTTTATTTATAACGATATTCACAATAATATTGGTAAAAAATAAATTGTAATAAGTCTTAAAAAAATATAAAATTTATTTAAATTATAAATAGATATTATAAATTTTATGAGAAAGCAATGGTATTATTCCGCATTTTTTGCAATTATAATTATCCAATTTTTAATCGAATTGGGCTTAATTTTTATTAATTTTGACCTTCTATCGGCATATAATTCCATTAAAAAACAATATAACATAATAGGCGCGATAAATCCATTCGTATTAATATATAAAAATACGCTTAATGCCGTTTTTATCGGCTTATTTTTGGCTTCAATTTTATTGATTTTAACTTTATCGGCATTTATTTTAGCAGTAAGATTTAAAGATAATATATTTGATAATAATAACTATCTTGAAAATGAGGCTTTCACCGACGGTCTGACCGGCCTTTATAATAGAAGGTATTTTGACAGCTTTTATGAAAATATATTTGCCCAAAGTTATAGATACGACATCCCTCATTCTTTGATAATGTGCGATATAGATTACTTTAAGAAGATTAACGATACTTACGGCCACGATAAAGGCGATATTGTTTTAAAAGAGGTTTCGGATGTATTAAAAAACAATATAAGAAAATCGGATATTGCCGTGAGATTTGGCGGAGAGGAATTCATAGTGTGTTTGCCTTCCACCGACATCGCTAATGCCGTAGATGTTGCAAGGAAAATAAAACAAATGATTTCAAAGATTCGGACAAAAGACATAAAAAAGGTTACCATAAGCATGGGTGTTGCTTTTTATAAAAAAGAATTCGGAAATGAATCTAAAGATATGTTGAAACATCTCGATAATCTTTTATACGAAGCAAAAAATCGAGGCAGAAATCGGATAATATCGGGAGACCATCAAGGCAGTATTATAGAAGTCGAAGAAAATCCATGGGCAGATGAATAGGCAGGATATTTTAATAACGCACCGTTATTGATTAATTACAGGTGCGCATTTTATTGGTTGTTGCATAATAAATCATTAAACCTTACGGAGGAGTTTATGGCAAACCATTCTAATAACGGCGCAAGCTCAATAAATCCCGGACACGATATTCTCGAGGTTGGACAAAATAGGATGGAATTAGTGGATTTCAGGCTCTTTAGCGTGAATGAAAACGGAGAGGAAAAAGAGGGGGTTTATGGAATAAATGTAGCTAAGGTTATCGAAATTATTAAAATGCCGGCAGATATATCCGAGACTCCTAATACTTCCGAATTTGTGGAAGGAATGTTTAACCTTAGAGGGTCTGTTGTTCCCTTGGTCAATTTACCAAAATGGATGGGAATCGCCGAGCCTGAAGAATTAGACAGAAAAAATTTTAAGGTTATTATCACGGAATTTAATAGAGTTAAAGTCGGATTTGTTGTTCATGAGACCACAAAGATAAGGCGTGTCTCGTGGAACGATATAAGCGCCCCCGAATTATCGTCCGTAAGTTCCGAGGGTTCAAAGGTAACGGGAATTATAAAGGTTGAAAACGATGAGCTTTTACTTTTACTTGATTTTGAATCCATTGTCGATGAACTTGGCTTTTACAGCAAGGAAAACAAAGAGATAGACATTGAAAAAAGGGAATACGATGAGGATAAAACCATACTTATTATCGACGACTCATCATCGGCAAGGAAAATAATTAACAATGCTTTAATAAAAGAGGGGTTTAAGACGGTTACGACTTTCAACGGTAAAGCCGCTCTTGACGCTGTCTATGAGGATAAATATAAATTTGATGCCATTATATGCGATGTCGAGATGCCGGTGATGGACGGCTACACTTTTACAAAAACTATGAAGTCTGACGATAAATATAAAAGTATTCCTATAATAATGCATAGTTCTTTAAGCGGAGCCGAGAATTCGACAAAAGGAATAAGTGCTGGGGCAGATTTTTATGTCGTTAAATTTGACCCTATCGAATTTATTAATACATTAAAAAAAGCGTTAGGATAATTTATTTTTATTGCAATAATTTTATGAAAATGTTAAATAATAAAAGATGTTAAGTTTGTAAAAAAAGGAGGTGAAAAATAAATTGAAGAAACTATCTTTGTTTTTAGTTATGCTTTTGGCTTTCGCTGTAATGCCGTCAAGTTCCTTTGCTATGAATAAATCAAAGGTTGCGGCGAAACCTGCTCCTAAGAAGGTTGTAGTAAAAAAGGCCGTCAAATCGTTACCGGTTGCAACAATCAAAGCTGCTCAGCAGGCGCTTTCCAAAGACGGGCTATATAAAGGGAAAATCGATGGAATGATCGGACCTATGACCACAAACGCGGTCAAAGCCTTTCAGAAGAAAGAAGGATTAAAGGTTGACGGGATTATCGGTCCTAAAACCCTTAAAGCCTTAGGTGTAAAATAAGTTTTTTTAATCTGTCTTCCCCGGTTTAACCAACCGGGGGATATCCTTTCTTTAAGTTCAACAAGCCAAATTAAATCATGCAAAGCTATAGCTGTGCCGTATGCCAAACAAAACATTCTTTATAACGGGGATAGATACAAATATCGGAAAGACCTTCGTCAGCCTGCTGTTACTCCTTGCTTTTCAGCAAAAAGGCTTAAACGCGGGGTATATGAAGCCGGTTGAAACAGGGGTTAAAATTAATAAAGCCGGTTCAAAAAATTACTTAGACGGACGCCGTTTGAAAGATGAAGGCGGGCTTTTGGCAAACCTTGAAATTATTACGCCCTACACCTTTCAATCTCCTTTATCTCCCTATGCCGCATCAAAGATTGAAGATAAGACAATATGTATAAAAGAAATACTTTTCAAATTTTATGAATTAAACAGGATGTATGATTATATGATCGTCGAAGGGGCGGGCGGGATGCTTGTTCCTTTAAAAAAGAACCATTTTGTGATAGATATTGCAAGGTATATAGATGCGGGTGTAATTCTGGTAACGAAAGCCGGACTGGGAATGATAAACCATACTTTGTTAAACATAGAATATGCAAAAAGCCATGAGATTAAAATATCGGGGATAATTATCAATAATGCCTTAAATGAAAATGACGAAAGTGTTTTATCCAACAAAAAAACATTATTGGAATATACCGATGTCCCTATTTTAGGAGATATTCCCTATCTGCGAACAGAAAAAGATTTAAATTTAAAAAATAGGGATTTACTTAAAGAATTAGCCTCTAAATATATAGACATCGAAAATATTTTAGGGTAAAATATATTTAATATCAAAGGAGGATGCAAAAAGCCGATATGAAATTTGAATTTTCAGAGAGATTAAACAAACTTCCGGTGTATCTTTTTGCCGAGATAGATAAATTAAAAGCTCAGGTGAAGGCAAGGGGAGTCGATATAATAAGCTTTGGTATCGGAGACCCCGATCTTTCCACGCCTAAAACAATTGTGGATATATTAAAAAAGGAAAGCGGGATAGACATTAATCAAAAATATCCTTCATATGAAGGGCTTTTAAAGTTTAGGGAATCGGTAGCAAACTGGTATAATAAAAAGTTTGGCGTTTCATTGGACCCTGAGACGGAAGTTTTGTCGTTAATCGGTTCCAAAGAAGGCATAGGGCATCTTCCCTTAGCGTTCATAAATCCCGGCGATGTTGTTTTGGTGCCGGACCCTGGTTATCCCGTCTATAAGGCAGGCACGATTTTTGCCGGAGGCATTCCCTACATAATGTCCCTTAGAGAGGATAACGACTTTTTACCGGATTTTTCCGATATCCCGCCTGATGTTTTAAAAAAAGCAAAATTAATGTTTTTAAATTATCCCAATAATCCGACTTCCGCAAGAGCTGACAGGCATTTTTTTAACGAGATCGTAAAATTTGCCAAAGAAAACGATATAATTGTTGCCCATGATTTTGCGTATTCGGAGGTTTACACGGGAGAAAGGGGAAATGATTCGTTTTTAAGCGCTCACGGAGCTAAAGACATAGGAATAGAGTTTCATTCCCTTTCAAAAACATTTAATATGACTGGATTCAGGATAGGGTTTGCAGTTGGAAACAAAGATATACTTCACGGACTTGGAGCCGTTAAAACAAACCTTGATTCAGGGGTTTTTCAAGCGATACAATTAGCAGGCGCTTACGGGCTCGATAACGAGCTTGATACGATAAGAGATAATAACATTATATATAGAAAAAGAAGAGAAATTTTGGTTGCGGGGCTGGAAGAACTCGGCTACGAAGTATATAAATCCGATGCGACATTTTATGTATGGGCGCATGTCCCAAGGACAGGTATGACCTCTAAAGAATTTGCAATATCTTTATTGAACGAAACGGGCATCATCATAACCCCCGGTTCAGGCTTTGGAGATTTTGGCGAGGGTTATGTCAGATTTTCTTTAACCATCAATGAAGACCGCATTAGAGAGGCATTACTTCGCATGGGCCTATAGATCTGATAGATAAATCTGTGGATAAAAATGGGTAGCAGAAATGCATATTATGATATTTACCTCGGTTTTGGGAGCAATGTAGGCAACTTAGAAAATAATCTGCTTAACGCGGTGTTTCTTATACGGAAAGAAATAACAAATATTAATATTATAAGTTCATCCAATATTTATTTATCTTCGCCGGTGGGAAATGCGAAATTGAAAATCAGTGCGGCTCATCAGCCTGATTTTTTGAATTGCGTGATTTTATATAGAATGACAGGGGCAAATCAAAATCTTTATAAAACATATAAGGATTTTGGAAAGCAGCTTCTTTTCAAATTAAAAAATATTGAAAAAGATTTGGGCAGAAAAAAAGAGGCAGTTAGATATTCGCCGAGAGTTATCGATATCGATATACTCTTTATTTATGATAATTATAACCGAAAAACAATAAAACTAAACTTACAGGAGCTCAAATTACCTCATCCAGAAATCAAAAATCGCAAATTTGTACTTTTGCCGCTATTAGATTTGTGCGGTAATTTAAAAAATATAAAAGAAGCTTTGATAAAAATAGATAAAACCGATGCAGGGCTTTTTCAAAAAATAACCCCTTATGGCTGTTTTAATAAAAACTTTACAAAAATTTTGAAATTCTAAGCTAACGGGCTACAAGCTTCTCTTCGCAAAAAACTTTATGGGGAAGGTCTTCATTGTATATCGATATAAGTCCTCTTTTTATCTCCATAATTTGCGGTTCTTTCGACCCAAATCTTTCGATTAAGAATTTAGCCGCCTCTTGAGGCTTTATTAGATTTCCGCAGGTAAATATATCGATAGCGGCGTAATCATATTCAGGCCATGTATGTATAGAAAGATGAGACTCCGCAATTATTACCATTCCGCTTATTCCAAACGGGTTAAATTCGTGAAACTTATATTCCACAATGGTAGCTTTTGCTTCCGTAGCCGCATCTAACAGGGCAGTTTCCACAAAATCAAGGTCTCCAAGGATATTTTTCCTGCAATTTTTAAGCTCTAAAAGTAAATGCGTTCCTAAGGAATTCATTTTACTTTACCTCCTTCTTAAAATTAAAATAAAGACACGATTTTTTATTATATTTCATATAGATAAAATTGCAAGAAAAATTTTAATAATTTTTAATATTTTTTTATTTATTTACTAATAAAATATTATTTACTACTCCATTTGAATTTCCATAAAAGCTAAATATTTTATGAACTTTGTTAGTCGTCTTGCCGGTGGATATTTCATACAAATCCTTTTGGAATATTCCACGTTTTAAGTAATTTTTAATGAAAAAAATATTTCCTTTTATATTCCCGGTAAAATTTCCTATCAAGCCTTTAAAATTCGTTATATTTAATATCGATAAATTATTTTTTGCATTCTTTCTGATTTCTATTAAATCGTTTAAGAAATCGTTATCATAATATGAATGCTTAAGAATAAATATAGACCCGTCGTTTTCTACAAGAAAAGGCATCGTACCGTAAAAATGGCCTTTAAATGAATATATTGTTTTAATACCCTTGCTTTTAATTTTATTATTCGCCTTTATGCTTTTATATCCAAGCATTTTAATATAATTAACGACGCCGTTCCCGGAAGGCGTTAAACCGCTCATCCATAAATTGCCATGACTATCGAATGTTAAATAGGATGAATAAAAATTGAGTTTTATTTTGCGGGCGGGATATGTCTTGATTCTGCCGTTAATAAAGCTAAAGGTGTTTTCTTCGAGATAGTCTTTAAGCTTGCCGTGCTTATACTGATATAAAATAAACCAAATCTTATTTCTGTTGACCGCTATATTGCTCAGTATTCCTTCATTTTTATGTCTTACGGTTGAAGCCATTTGTATATTGCCGGGGTTATTTAACATAAAACAATAAACGCTTCTGTCGAATGTACCTTCGAGCGATTTAGTATCGGAGAAAAAAATTAATTTATTTCTTAACTTTCTGCCTCTGCCTCTACCTATACTAATAAAATTAATATTAGAGGCATAATTAATATCGGTCGTTAAAATAGTTTTATCGTTTACTTTGTTTCTTTTTGAATAAAAAAGCCTGATATAGGCTAACGGCACGCCGTTGTAAGCATAACTGTGTTCAACATATAACAGCTTAAATTTTCTGCTTATCTGTTTTAATTGTTTGAGTTTTAATTTTAGATGAAATTTTTTTGGCCTTAGCTTTTCATTATATGCAGGTTTTTCGCCTATATATTTCTTGACAATAATCAAAGAACCGTAGCTCAATTTTTTCCATGCCGCATAGGAATTTATTATTGGAAGTTCTACGCATCCCATGCTTTGATTAACGCCGTAAATCCCCCTTGGAAAACCGTGCAGCGCTTCGCCGCCGTTAAAATAATTTACGAACGGGATATCCGTGTCGTCGTATTTTGTTTTCCATGGGGTAGTTCCGCTCATATTTGTAGTGAAAAATTTCAGGTATATCGGAAAAACTCCATCATTTGTCGGCGCTTCGGTAATCCCTGTATTTGCTAAAGAAGTAAAGATAATATTCCCGTTTCTCCAGATACTTATAGTTTCCGGAAAATTTTTATTGACTATCGTATAGTATATTCCCCAATAATTAATACCGCTTTTTTTCAGATAATCTTTTATTAAAACTTTCCATAATGATTTATTTATCGCGCCCGTTACTATAAGTCTTTGTTCATACTGAAAATTCATAACGGCGCTTTTAATCAGGGTATTAAAATAACCGGGTTTCCATTTAGATTTTACTTCAACAGGGATATTTTTATATTTCCATTTCCAAATAAATTTTACTTTTTTGTGTTTTTCTTTAATAACGCAATTTAACGGCAGATAGCCCAACTTAGAAAGGATATAATCGGCCAATAATACATCTTTTCCGTAATTTCCGTAATAAATAGCATGAAAGTCCCGAAGGGACTTCACAAGACCGCGGGCAGAAAGCGAAGCGGCCGCATTGTAATCTTTATTCGAAACTTTGTCTTCTTTTTCAGGAGGTTTAAAGGATGGTCTTTGATTTTTTAAAACGGCGGCATTGATATACCGGAATTTAAGTATAAAGAAACCTAAAGAGCCGATGGCGATTAAAATAAAAAAAGTTATTAAAACTTTAAAAATTTTGTATTTTAACGGCATTTATCTTAATTATTTGTAACTTTTGTAAGTTAATTTATTAAGTTTTATATTGCATATATATACCTTTGTTCCATTTATATTTTAAAAACGCTGATGTTCTTAGATAGCAACGAGGCAAGTTTTGATAATTCTAATGCGCTCGTCTGTATTTGATCGGTGCTTGCCGATGTCGATTCCTGCGCCCTCAAGATTGAATCGCTTGAGGCGGAAATCTCTTCGGTGGCTGTTGACTGTTCTTCCGCAGCCGTTGCTATTTGCGTAATCATATCCTTCAGTTTATTTGTAAGCTCCCTTATAGCTTCAATCCTTTCCCCTGCTTTTTTCGCAACCTCGACGCCGTTTCTTACCTCTTCTTTTCCGTTATTCATCGACTTTATGGCTTTTACGGTATCCTCCTGGATGGAGATTATCATTGTGGTAATTTCTTTTGTTGCTTTTGTGGTTCTTTCGGCTAATTTTCTGACTTCATCCGCCACAACCGCAAAACCTCTTCCCTGTTCTCCTGCTCTCGCAGCCTCTATTGCCGCATTTAAAGCCAATAGATTAGTTTGATCGGCTATTTCATCTATTACCGCGATAATTTCGCCTATTTTCTGCGATGAAACCCCCAGTTCTTCCATTACGGCTGCTGCCTTATCAACCGCCTTTTCAATTGAATTTATCTCTTTGATAACGCCCTGGACTGCATTATATCCCTCTTCGGTCGCTTTTTGCGTGCGGTCCGCTTCCTGTGCCCCGGAACTTGAATTTTTTGCAACTTCTAAGATAGCCATAGTTATTTGTTTTATGGATTCAACTATCGAAGAACTGTTTTGTTTCATATTTTCCATATTGCTTTTAAGCTCTTTCGAAGAATAATTAAGCTCTTCTCCCGAACTCGAAATGGAATCTACCGCATTGTTGATAGATTTGACATTAGCAGACAAAGATTCTACCAGGGTATTAACATGCCCAATGAGCCTTCCTATTTCGTTTTTGGGGTTTACGCAGGTTTTTATCTTGGACCTTAAATCTCCGTTGGCGACGTCTTCTATTTTTTTGATTGTAATTTCAAGTTCGTCTATTAAAAATCTTTTAAAATAATAGCTCACAGAAAGCAACGCTAACAATACTAAAAATGGGACAACTATGAACATATCCAATAAAAATTTAATTTTATTATTCATGCCGGAAGACATGGCGTACCGGTCAAAGTCAAGCAATTTAATAATAGCGTCCATCTTATCGTTAAAATAAGACGCTTTTAAATTTGGTCCAGCTTTAATAGGATTTTTTAAAAGTTCGATAACATGAGGTCTGTATTTTGCCATAATTTGCTTAAGTTCGTTCATTTTTACTTTAGCTTCGGGAGTTTTTAAAGCGGCAGGTCTTTTCAATAAACTCTTTTCCATTCCGAAAAGCTTTTTAAAATGTTCGCGTTGAAATCCTGAGTAAAAACCGTTTACGGCTATAACGTTGCTTTTTCTCGCCAATTTAATTTTATCTACCAGAATGTTTATTTTTTTATCGATAGATGCGGTATTATATTTTTTTTTCGTAAGTTTGGCCAATGCAATGCCGGATTTTCTCAGTTTGGTTAAGTATATTAAATTAATGGCATTTCTGTTAACCTTCAATAAAGAAATAGATACGGAGCCCAAAACAGCTTGAATATACGACCTGTTTTTGATTTTATTTAAGAAGCCGAGCAGGGAAAAATTTAAAATCAGAAAAACGATAAACATAACAATTGCCGCTATGTAAAGTCTTGATTTAAAAGTTGAAAACATAATTCCTCCAAAGGTATTAGTAATTATTGCTTATTCATTTTTCTTTTAAATATTTTTCTTTTCGGGTATTTTAATTCTTATAAACAGTAAAGGTCAATAAAAAAATAATATTAATTGAGCGCGGCGCTAATTTTAATTCCGCACCGCTTGCACCACTTGTAAAAACCATTGACATTAAACTTATTATATTATATAAATTTATATTATATAAATAATAATGGTATTGTTTTAAAATTAATTTAATTTTTAAGGGGGTGAAAATTTTAATTATGCAAAAATTTATCGCATCTTTATTTGTTGCCGCAGCTTTGATGTTTAGCGCAAGCGCTGTTTTTGCCGCATCGGGGGCATCGCTTTTTAGCTCCGAAGGCTGCATTGCCTGCCACACCATTAACGGAGAAGGCGGTTCAGTAGGGCCTGATCTATCGCATGTCGGGAGCAAAAGAAGCCTTTCATGGATTAAGACCCAAATAACCGATCCCTCCGCTCATTTTGCGGATGGAAGTTCCGTTACGATTGACGGCAAATCCTATATGGCAATTATGCCAGGGCATAAGCATATGGAAGCGTCAGACCTTAACGCATTGGCGGAATATCTTGAATCTTTAAAATAAACCTTTTATCTACCTCTTTTTAATTCGATATGCGCGGCTTAACTTAATCGGTTTTTATATTTTTGGCTTAATTGTTAATAAATCTATTTTGAAATATGTACAATAAATTAAGTTTGCATATATTACAATTAAAATAAAAAAAGGAGGTAAAAAAAATTGATGTTTAAAGTTAAAAAGTTTGTTTTGATGTCGGTTATTTTTCTAAGCGTGTCGGCATTTGGGATTTCGGCATACGCGTATAGCGGGGTATCGCT
The Candidatus Acidulodesulfobacterium ferriphilum genome window above contains:
- the folK gene encoding 2-amino-4-hydroxy-6-hydroxymethyldihydropteridine diphosphokinase, which translates into the protein MGSRNAYYDIYLGFGSNVGNLENNLLNAVFLIRKEITNINIISSSNIYLSSPVGNAKLKISAAHQPDFLNCVILYRMTGANQNLYKTYKDFGKQLLFKLKNIEKDLGRKKEAVRYSPRVIDIDILFIYDNYNRKTIKLNLQELKLPHPEIKNRKFVLLPLLDLCGNLKNIKEALIKIDKTDAGLFQKITPYGCFNKNFTKILKF
- the speD gene encoding adenosylmethionine decarboxylase — protein: MNSLGTHLLLELKNCRKNILGDLDFVETALLDAATEAKATIVEYKFHEFNPFGISGMVIIAESHLSIHTWPEYDYAAIDIFTCGNLIKPQEAAKFLIERFGSKEPQIMEIKRGLISIYNEDLPHKVFCEEKLVAR
- a CDS encoding methyl-accepting chemotaxis protein, which codes for MFSTFKSRLYIAAIVMFIVFLILNFSLLGFLNKIKNRSYIQAVLGSVSISLLKVNRNAINLIYLTKLRKSGIALAKLTKKKYNTASIDKKINILVDKIKLARKSNVIAVNGFYSGFQREHFKKLFGMEKSLLKRPAALKTPEAKVKMNELKQIMAKYRPHVIELLKNPIKAGPNLKASYFNDKMDAIIKLLDFDRYAMSSGMNNKIKFLLDMFIVVPFLVLLALLSVSYYFKRFLIDELEITIKKIEDVANGDLRSKIKTCVNPKNEIGRLIGHVNTLVESLSANVKSINNAVDSISSSGEELNYSSKELKSNMENMKQNSSSIVESIKQITMAILEVAKNSSSGAQEADRTQKATEEGYNAVQGVIKEINSIEKAVDKAAAVMEELGVSSQKIGEIIAVIDEIADQTNLLALNAAIEAARAGEQGRGFAVVADEVRKLAERTTKATKEITTMIISIQEDTVKAIKSMNNGKEEVRNGVEVAKKAGERIEAIRELTNKLKDMITQIATAAEEQSTATEEISASSDSILRAQESTSASTDQIQTSALELSKLASLLSKNISVFKI
- a CDS encoding cytochrome c is translated as MQKFIASLFVAAALMFSASAVFAASGASLFSSEGCIACHTINGEGGSVGPDLSHVGSKRSLSWIKTQITDPSAHFADGSSVTIDGKSYMAIMPGHKHMEASDLNALAEYLESLK